DNA from Prevotella melaninogenica:
CTGTACCGTCCCCTGCTCTACAAAATGGTCAGGCATACCCATACGAGTTATCTGTGGTGTATAGCCATGATCGCTCATCCACTCTGTTACAGCAGAACCTAATCCACCATTACGTACACCATCCTCTATCGTTATGATACGTGAGAAACGACTTGCAACCTCCTCAAGAAGTTTATCGTCTAATGGTTTCAAGAAACGCATATCATAGTGTGCGATTGATGGACAATGACCTTCTGTTTTTGGAGATTCAGCACTCTCTATCAGTTTAATAGCCTTTTCAACATCATTACCAATAGGTCCGATACTCAAGATAGCTACATCCCAACCATCATGAAGACGACGTCCTGTTCCTACCTCTATCTCTTTCAGCGGACACTCCCAATCAGTTAAAACACCATTACCACGTGGATAACGAATCACAAAAGTTCCCTTATCAGGCAACTGTGCCGTGTACATCAATCTACGAAGTTCACGTTCGTCCATCGGAGAGGCAATGGTAAGATTAGGAATTGGACGCAAAAAAGCCATATCGAAAGCACCATGATGTGTTGCACCGTCTTCACCCACCAAGCCTGCACGGTCTAAACAAAGGACAACAGGAAGGTTAAGTATAGCTGCATCGTGGATAATACTATCATATGCACGCTGTGAGAAGGCACTATAGATGTTACAGAAAGGCTGCAAACCATCCTTTGCCATACCAGCAGAGAAGGTGACTGCATGCGCTTCCGCAATACCCACATCAAAGGTACGGTCAGGCATAGCATCCATCATTATATTCATAGAACAACCCGTTGGCATAGCTGGCGTGACACCTACAATGCGAGGATTCTTCTTTGCAAGTTCTAACAATGTCTTTCCAAATACATCTTGAAACTTAGGTGGTTCATTACTGCAATCTTGCACTATACGCTTACCTGTCTCTGGATCAAACTTACCTGGAGCATGCCATACCGTCGCACTCTTCTCAGCAGGTTCATATCCCTTACCCTTCTTGGTGTGTAAATGGAGTAGTTTTGGTCCCTTCATATCCTTCAACTGACGAAGAATACGAACCAACTCTTCAACATTATTCCCATCAAAAGGTCCGAAGTAACGAATATTCATACCTTCGAACATATTCTGCTGATGTGCTAAGGCTGACTTAAGAGCATTGTTAAAACGCAGTAAACCCTTTCGACGTTCATCATTCAATAAGCCTTTATCATGCAACCATTGTGACGCCTTGAAGCGTAAACGATTGTATGTCTCGTTGGTATCAAGCTTCAACAAGTACTGTTCCATACCACCCACTGCCCTATCAATAGACATATCATTGTCATTAAGAATGATAAGTAAGTCATTAGGTTGGCTGGAAACATTGTTCAGACCCTCGAAAGCCAAACCACCACTCATGGCTCCATCGCCAATAATAGCAACGACATGACGATGCTGCTTCGTAAGGTTAGAAGCAACAGCCATGCCCAAGGCAGCAGAGATAGAGTTAGAGGCATGTCCACAAGTAAAGGTATCATACTCACTCTCAAAAGGAGAAGGGAATGGCATCAAACCATTTAACTTACGGTTATTACAGAAGCTCTCACGACGACCCGTCAAAATCTTATGGCCGTATGCTTGATGACCGACATCCCATACGATACGATCTTCTGGAGTATTAAAAACATAGTGGCACGCCACCGTTATTTCAGTTGCACCTAAGCTGGAGCCAAGATGACCTGGATTAACGGCAACCTCTTCTATGATATCCTTCCGCAACTGCTGACATAACTTTGGCAAATCATCCAAAGAAAGCTTACGCAAGTCTGCAGGCGATTGTATTTTATTTAAAAGGCCGAATCTATTTTCCTTTGACATTATCAAATAACATGAAATCAATGCAAAGGTACGCTAAATAGATTAAAGGGCAAAATAAAACAGAGAGGTATTCTATTATTTATGGTCTAATTTACAAATGAAGCTCTGTTTCACAGCTCGATATATTTTTTCTTACACAGATAAATAAAGTATAATTAGGTAAGAAACGAATAAAATAAGACATAAAAAACAGGGACAAACCTTAAAGATTCATCCCTGTTTATTATTTCAGTCAACCAACCTTATTAAGGTTAGCTAATTGGTAGCTTAATTACTTAACGTAAACAACAGCCAAACGGTTAGAAGTTACGCCCTGTACACCCTGACCCTTAGCTTCATCAACGATGACACCACGGCTCTGGAGATACTTAGCAACAACGTCTGCACGGTTCTGAGAGAGGCGATCGTTGAGTGCCTTTGGACCCTCTGGAGAAGCTGTACCTACGATCTGTACGTGACGGCCTGCCTTAACATCATCAAGAGCCTTCTTAGCCTCGTTTGTGAGGAAGTACTTACCCTGAGCGAATGTTACGAATACCAAGTTGTCAATGCAGAGAGTCTGAGTTGTCTGTACAGGAACCTCCTTAACAACTTCCTTAACAACCTCCTTAACAACCTCCTTTGGCTTAGCGTTAAGCTGATCACGGAGAGAGTTAATCTCATCGTTCAACTGACCAACATTCCAAACCTTGAAGTTGTGTGTACCGTTAGAAGTCTTGAACTTGTAGTTAAGACCTACGAAAAGACCGAGCTGAGCTGCGTGCTTACCGAACTGAATAGCATCGCCAGGACCGTGTGTAAGATTCCAGAGGATAGCTGGCTCTACATAAAGCTGCCAAGCTCTCTTCTCACCGAGGTTGTAAGCGAAAGTAAGACCAGTCTTAGCTGTCAACTCTGTATCATCACCAGTGTTATTAGTCTGAATGATGTGCTTGTCACCGTAAGTAATCCAATAACCGATACCTGCCTCAGCACCTACCTCGAAACGACGATCTGGGTTGTACTCGCAGAAAAGGTTTGTGAAGTTGATAGTACCGTTCAAACCAAGGTTGATGGCACGAACAATTGTGTGACTGTTAGAGAAACCTAAAGAACCTGTCTGCCAACGGTTATCACCGAAGAATGCAAGACCCTCGAGGTTTGCACCATAAACTGGGCTAAACTGCTTACCGAGCTTAAGACCAGCTGCTGCGTTAAGAGGAGTTACGCGACTAAAATCAAGAGGAGCAGCAACACCACCCTCTACACCGAGGTAAACGTTGTCAAATGCCTTAGCCTTCTCGTAAGCTACCTGAGCCTGTGTACTTGTGATACCCATAGCGAGCATCGAAAGTGCAATCAAAAACTTTTTCATAAATGCTTAATATTAATTCTGTTAATTTTAGCGACTTAATTATATTCGGTTTGCAAAGATAGCACTTTTTTTGAATAGACTACATCATTTCATAGAAAAAATCTAATTTTTAGGTAAAAAAGTGGTTTTTCAATATCTTTTTAACTATTTTGGGCAATAAAATATCCCTAAAGAGGTAAATTTGCATTTTAACATTCCCTTTTAAAATAGGATCAAAAACACTTATTCTACACCATATTTTATTGCTGTTTTAACCCAAATCGGTTATAGCTGGATTACTTCACCTTATTATATATATAGAAGAAACTAATATGCAAAGATTCGCATATTCCACACAGATTAGAGATGAAATCAGTAGGTTTTTACCAAGCATTTTCATGAAGTATGGGGTATGTAACCTTTATTTTTACCATCATAAGTAATTTACAGTCATGAAAACAATAAATTATTAACCTGAAAAGAAATATTTTTCTTCATGAAAATAATTATTTCTTTTCATGAAGAAAAATCGCAATCCTTCACTTTTATAAAAAGAGAAAAGACTTTATAAGAAAGACTACTACCCATCTTTATCCCTCATCCTATGATAGTTATGTTCGTCGAAGACGCTTGAAAAGATAGAAGATAAACATCATTCCACGGAGAGAGAGTTCAACAGCCATAGCAAACCAGACACCACGAAGACCGTACTGCGTTGCCAGTGCATAAGCCAAGGTCAGACGGATAAGCCACATACTACCCAAGTTTATTAAGGATGGCTTCAGCGTATCGCCTGCTCCTATACAGACACTATAAGCAACAATAGCTGCAGCAAAGAATGGTTCGGCGAAGGCTTCAATACGAAGAACAGAAGTTCCCAAAACCTGGATGTCAGCCACAGGAGACAATAAGCCAATCATTTCTGGAGCAAAGATATACATCACAACACCCATAAATGCCATAACTACCATACCAAGCGACACTGTCATCCATGCAAAACTACGATGAAGATCACGCCTATCTGCCCCAACACTCTGCCCCACCAATGTTGTGGCAGCCTCACTAATACCATGTCCTGGCATGTAGCAGAGACTCTCTGCGGTAATAGCAAACGAATGAGCAGCAATAGCGATATTACCCAAAGGAGCTACAATCATTGTCGAAACAAGTTGCGCACCATTCATCAGAAGATATTGTAATGCCATCGGTGCACCAATCTTCATTGCATTCCATATATATTGCCAACGCCAGACAAAACGTTCGACATCCTGTTTCCAAGCTAAGATAGGACTGCGAAAGATTGCATAATAAGCCAATGGAAGTGCTACACAAACGAAAGATAAAAGACTTCCAAGCGCTGCACCAGCCACACCTTCACCCAAACCCGGCATCGTCACCTCTACTCCAAAAAGAGAAATTGTGCGTGTAGGAAAAATAAAGAAGTAATTGAAAATCACATCCAACACACACATTAATATCGCCATAAAACTCGGACGACGCATATCACCCGACACCTTCAGCATAGCTGCTGACATATATTCAATAAGGTGGAAGGGAATAATTAGAGAGAAGATAAGGAAGTAAACAGTTGCATCATGTTGGATGTCAGCACCACCACCCAACCATACAGGAAGGCGAGAACCGATAAGAAAAGTTATCAGCAATAAAAGCAATGCAAAGCATAGTCCGAAAATATAACCATGACGCATCACCGCACGCGCCTTTGCAAAGTCGTTAGCGCCAATAAAGTGAGCTACCTGAACTGAAAAACCCATTGTCACTGCACTCACTAAAGAGAAGAAAAGCCATGTCGCTGGTTCAACAAGTCCAATAGCTGCTGATGGTTCAGCACCCAACGAACCCACCATTCCCGCATCAATATAGAACATTAGAACTGTTGTCACCTGCGCTAAGATAGATGGGATACTGAGTTGGATAATGAGATTAAACTTCTCATTCCTGCTCATCATCTCACCACTACGAATCTTGGCAAGAAGACTTTCAGTAACAGACTTACTAAAGGATATACGCACGGGAAACTATAATTTGGAATAAATGAGAAACTGAATAATAAATAATGAGAGCTTAAAGAGAGATAGTAAACAAAAGCCTCTCGCTAAGAATATCGAATTATTAAAAGTAAAATAGGGACCTTGCTCCCGTCTGTCCACTGCTATAATTGAGTCGAACACACGGGAACTTGTGTCCCTACCTATAAGACTAAAGGTCATTCAGACCTTTCAAAAAGGCTATGACAATACACCTTAATTTATGAATCCTTCAACTTTGTACCAGGGTGAGAGAAATCAACCAATCGTAAGTCGAAGATAAGCGTTGAGTAAGCTGGCACTATACCCGAAGCACTCGCACCATAACCCAACTGATAAGGGATATATACTGTCCAATGGTCACCACGATGCATTGACATCAAAGCTGTCGTAAATCCATCTACAAGACTTATCGGTTTCCCCTTAGAATCATAACTAAGACCTATGTAACTATGATTCGGACGAGATGTTGCAGCATTAAAAGTATCGCTTGACCATGACTTATCAAAGATAAGCCCCGATGTATAAGTCATAGATGGAATCAAACGATCCATATAGTGCATAGACACAGAATCAGAATACAACGGACTTGCTGTGCCTGCTCCAGCCTGCTCTACATGTGCAATGATATAATCCTCAGGACTATAAGTAAGTGCAGAACCAGAAGTCTGTTTCTGATTTTGGAAAGTATAATTAAGTATTATCTTCCAAGAGGTGTCCCCACTTTTAATTTTCTGTTGCGTTGTAGTATAAAGCTTATTCCAATAAGTTTCGTTCTTCGACTGCCAATTAGTAAACTCCTCTACAGTGTTATCTTTCTCCGTACAAGAGGTAAAGAGACCTGCAGAAAGCAGCATTCCGCCCAAGCAGAGAGCACCTGTTGCACGACGAATAAGCATCTTTATTTTCTTTGTCATAGTCTTTTATTTAAATCAGAAAGGGATAGCGGAGTGGGGTTATTAGAAACGATAGAGAACTTTGATACTCTATTAGCTTCTAAAAAGCCTACTCTGCTATCCTTCTTTTAATTAGTCAATATCAATCTTCTTCAACAGAGCAGTGATAGATACGCGATCTTCAATAATCTCACGCAGCTTCTCAACTGGTACACGCTCCTGCTTCATAGAGTCACGATAACGCAATGTAACTGTGTTGTCTGTCAAAGTATCGCCATCTACTGTCACACAGAAAGGAGTACCAATAGCATCCTGACGACGGTAACGCTTACCAATAGAATCCTTAGCCTCCATGTGTGTATTGAAATGGAACTTCAGACTATTCACAATCTCCTGCGCCTTCTCTGGCAGACCATCCTTGTTAACCAAAGGAAGAACTGCACACTTAACAGGTGCCAATGGCTCTGGCAACTTCAAGACAACACGACTTGAACCGTTCTCCAATGCCTCCTCTGTATA
Protein-coding regions in this window:
- a CDS encoding MATE family efflux transporter, producing MRISFSKSVTESLLAKIRSGEMMSRNEKFNLIIQLSIPSILAQVTTVLMFYIDAGMVGSLGAEPSAAIGLVEPATWLFFSLVSAVTMGFSVQVAHFIGANDFAKARAVMRHGYIFGLCFALLLLLITFLIGSRLPVWLGGGADIQHDATVYFLIFSLIIPFHLIEYMSAAMLKVSGDMRRPSFMAILMCVLDVIFNYFFIFPTRTISLFGVEVTMPGLGEGVAGAALGSLLSFVCVALPLAYYAIFRSPILAWKQDVERFVWRWQYIWNAMKIGAPMALQYLLMNGAQLVSTMIVAPLGNIAIAAHSFAITAESLCYMPGHGISEAATTLVGQSVGADRRDLHRSFAWMTVSLGMVVMAFMGVVMYIFAPEMIGLLSPVADIQVLGTSVLRIEAFAEPFFAAAIVAYSVCIGAGDTLKPSLINLGSMWLIRLTLAYALATQYGLRGVWFAMAVELSLRGMMFIFYLFKRLRRT
- a CDS encoding OmpA family protein; this encodes MKKFLIALSMLAMGITSTQAQVAYEKAKAFDNVYLGVEGGVAAPLDFSRVTPLNAAAGLKLGKQFSPVYGANLEGLAFFGDNRWQTGSLGFSNSHTIVRAINLGLNGTINFTNLFCEYNPDRRFEVGAEAGIGYWITYGDKHIIQTNNTGDDTELTAKTGLTFAYNLGEKRAWQLYVEPAILWNLTHGPGDAIQFGKHAAQLGLFVGLNYKFKTSNGTHNFKVWNVGQLNDEINSLRDQLNAKPKEVVKEVVKEVVKEVPVQTTQTLCIDNLVFVTFAQGKYFLTNEAKKALDDVKAGRHVQIVGTASPEGPKALNDRLSQNRADVVAKYLQSRGVIVDEAKGQGVQGVTSNRLAVVYVK
- a CDS encoding FKBP-type peptidyl-prolyl cis-trans isomerase, with the protein product MTKKIKMLIRRATGALCLGGMLLSAGLFTSCTEKDNTVEEFTNWQSKNETYWNKLYTTTQQKIKSGDTSWKIILNYTFQNQKQTSGSALTYSPEDYIIAHVEQAGAGTASPLYSDSVSMHYMDRLIPSMTYTSGLIFDKSWSSDTFNAATSRPNHSYIGLSYDSKGKPISLVDGFTTALMSMHRGDHWTVYIPYQLGYGASASGIVPAYSTLIFDLRLVDFSHPGTKLKDS
- the dxs gene encoding 1-deoxy-D-xylulose-5-phosphate synthase; protein product: MSKENRFGLLNKIQSPADLRKLSLDDLPKLCQQLRKDIIEEVAVNPGHLGSSLGATEITVACHYVFNTPEDRIVWDVGHQAYGHKILTGRRESFCNNRKLNGLMPFPSPFESEYDTFTCGHASNSISAALGMAVASNLTKQHRHVVAIIGDGAMSGGLAFEGLNNVSSQPNDLLIILNDNDMSIDRAVGGMEQYLLKLDTNETYNRLRFKASQWLHDKGLLNDERRKGLLRFNNALKSALAHQQNMFEGMNIRYFGPFDGNNVEELVRILRQLKDMKGPKLLHLHTKKGKGYEPAEKSATVWHAPGKFDPETGKRIVQDCSNEPPKFQDVFGKTLLELAKKNPRIVGVTPAMPTGCSMNIMMDAMPDRTFDVGIAEAHAVTFSAGMAKDGLQPFCNIYSAFSQRAYDSIIHDAAILNLPVVLCLDRAGLVGEDGATHHGAFDMAFLRPIPNLTIASPMDERELRRLMYTAQLPDKGTFVIRYPRGNGVLTDWECPLKEIEVGTGRRLHDGWDVAILSIGPIGNDVEKAIKLIESAESPKTEGHCPSIAHYDMRFLKPLDDKLLEEVASRFSRIITIEDGVRNGGLGSAVTEWMSDHGYTPQITRMGMPDHFVEQGTVQQLREICGIDIESIKKELIKAK